A section of the Spirosoma pollinicola genome encodes:
- a CDS encoding response regulator transcription factor, with translation MLVDDHSIVRDGIRLLLEQADGLEIIDEANDGEEALDKLKVLQPTPALLPDLILMDISLPGMSGIQTTQVVSRLYKNVRVLMLSMHNNEDYILRSVEAGAYGYILKDSSSDEMIKAIRTIASGEKYYSSPVASIILSGYMQQLKKGDRHGRAERQSKLSNKEKEILQFLVDGMSSREIAEKLQLSVRTVDNHRANMMRRLQVRNAAELVRMAVEDKLI, from the coding sequence ATGTTAGTGGACGATCATTCAATCGTTCGTGACGGTATTCGACTTTTGCTCGAACAAGCCGATGGCCTTGAAATTATTGATGAAGCCAATGATGGCGAAGAGGCCCTCGATAAGCTGAAAGTGCTTCAGCCTACACCAGCCCTTTTGCCTGATTTAATCCTGATGGATATTTCACTGCCGGGCATGTCGGGTATTCAGACGACTCAGGTCGTCAGTCGATTATATAAAAACGTGCGTGTGCTGATGCTGTCGATGCACAATAATGAAGATTATATTTTGCGGTCGGTGGAAGCAGGTGCTTATGGCTATATTCTGAAAGACTCATCCTCCGATGAAATGATCAAAGCCATTCGTACCATTGCCTCTGGCGAAAAATATTACAGCTCACCGGTAGCCTCCATTATTCTGAGTGGCTATATGCAGCAGTTGAAAAAAGGAGATCGCCACGGTCGCGCCGAACGTCAATCCAAGCTTTCTAACAAAGAAAAAGAGATTTTGCAGTTTCTGGTTGATGGTATGAGCAGTCGCGAAATTGCCGAAAAACTTCAACTCAGTGTTCGGACAGTTGATAACCATCGGGCCAATATGATGCGTCGGCTTCAGGTGCGCAATGCCGCCGAGCTGGTCAGAATGGCCGTGGAGGATAAGCTAATCTGA
- a CDS encoding glycoside hydrolase family 25 protein, which produces MKNRVLFNIIVRRYGLWIGAFLLVLITFFVVRSRRAAELDWQFVRAFGIRLPMRFGIHGIDVSRHNDRINWERVREMEADGVRLQFVFIKATEGATLADKHFEKNWREAKKSALRRGAYHFYHPTRDPLKQANNFIRTVDLSEGDFVPVVDFEVINGQSDETIINGLKLWLETVEEHYHARPMIYTNGNLYKRYIKGNLDEYPLWIADYSAKHLRNYNPDKLYLWQHNQSGWVHGIRGQVDFNVFVMDEYRLKDICL; this is translated from the coding sequence ATGAAAAACCGCGTTCTATTTAATATTATCGTTCGACGATATGGTCTATGGATCGGGGCATTTTTACTTGTATTGATCACATTCTTCGTTGTTCGGTCGCGTCGCGCTGCTGAACTCGACTGGCAGTTTGTGCGGGCCTTTGGTATCCGGTTGCCCATGCGTTTCGGTATTCATGGGATTGACGTATCCCGGCATAATGACCGTATCAATTGGGAACGTGTTCGAGAGATGGAGGCCGATGGGGTTCGACTCCAGTTCGTGTTTATTAAAGCGACAGAAGGTGCTACACTGGCCGATAAGCATTTTGAAAAAAACTGGCGTGAAGCGAAGAAATCAGCCTTACGTCGGGGTGCCTACCATTTTTACCACCCCACCCGCGACCCACTTAAACAAGCCAATAATTTTATAAGAACGGTCGATTTGAGTGAAGGTGATTTCGTTCCTGTCGTTGACTTTGAGGTCATAAACGGCCAGTCGGATGAGACGATAATTAATGGGTTAAAGCTCTGGCTCGAAACGGTTGAGGAGCACTACCACGCCCGGCCAATGATTTATACGAATGGCAATTTATATAAACGATATATTAAGGGTAACCTCGACGAATATCCTCTTTGGATTGCCGACTATTCGGCCAAACACCTGCGCAATTATAATCCTGATAAACTTTATCTCTGGCAACATAATCAGAGTGGTTGGGTGCATGGTATTCGGGGGCAAGTTGACTTTAATGTATTCGTAATGGATGAATATCGCTTAAAGGATATTTGTTTATAA
- a CDS encoding transketolase — protein sequence MEIEQLENTATAVRRDILRMVAAVNSGHPGGSLGCTDFLVALYFEVMNLKKDADGTPIFDMDGRDEDLFFLSNGHISPVFYSVLARAGYFPIAELATFRKLDSRLQGHPTTAEHLPGIRIASGSLGQGLSVASGAAYSKKLNGDKSHVYVLMGDGEQQEGQVWEAAQFAPNKKLGNLTAIIDLNHAQIDGTTDNVNSNRDLAAKYRAFGWFVDEMEGNDIADVIRTLKKAQENPEVPTMILMHTEMGFGVEYMVGNYKWHGTAPNADQLTQALNGLPLSIGVTDY from the coding sequence ATGGAAATAGAACAACTCGAAAACACTGCAACCGCCGTTCGGCGTGACATTCTCCGCATGGTCGCGGCCGTTAATTCAGGTCACCCAGGCGGCTCATTAGGCTGCACTGACTTCCTTGTCGCTCTTTATTTTGAGGTAATGAACTTGAAAAAAGATGCCGATGGCACTCCTATCTTCGACATGGATGGGCGCGATGAAGATCTTTTCTTCCTGTCGAACGGGCACATATCTCCGGTATTTTATTCGGTGTTAGCGCGGGCGGGCTACTTTCCAATTGCCGAGCTGGCCACCTTCCGTAAGCTTGACAGCCGCTTGCAGGGGCACCCAACTACAGCCGAACACCTGCCTGGTATTCGCATTGCTTCGGGCTCTTTAGGACAAGGTTTGTCAGTAGCCAGCGGTGCCGCTTACTCCAAAAAACTGAACGGCGATAAAAGCCACGTGTATGTTTTGATGGGCGATGGTGAGCAACAGGAAGGTCAGGTTTGGGAAGCGGCTCAGTTTGCTCCTAACAAAAAACTTGGCAACCTGACCGCTATCATCGACCTTAACCACGCTCAGATCGACGGCACCACCGACAACGTAAACAGCAACCGCGACCTGGCGGCTAAATACCGCGCGTTCGGCTGGTTTGTTGATGAGATGGAAGGTAACGACATTGCTGATGTCATTCGGACCCTCAAAAAAGCGCAGGAAAATCCCGAAGTACCAACAATGATTCTAATGCATACCGAAATGGGCTTCGGTGTTGAGTACATGGTGGGCAACTACAAATGGCACGGCACGGCTCCCAACGCTGACCAATTGACGCAAGCCCTGAACGGATTGCCATTGTCGATAGGTGTAACGGATTATTGA
- a CDS encoding peroxiredoxin produces MSLRLGDIAPDFEADTTQGHIHFHEWLGNSWGMLFSHPADFTPVCTTELGRTALLKDEFGKRNVKVIAVSVDDLDSHNRWTPDIKEVTGTEVNFPIIADADRTVATLYDMIHPNASEKTTVRSVFVIGPDKKIKLTLTYPASTGRNFNELIRVIDSLQLTADYQVATPADWQQGDDVIVTPAVTNDQLEAKFPKGVTFVKPYLRTTPQPNK; encoded by the coding sequence ATGTCACTGCGCTTAGGAGATATTGCTCCCGATTTTGAGGCCGACACAACACAAGGCCATATTCACTTTCATGAATGGCTCGGTAATTCATGGGGAATGCTGTTTTCGCACCCTGCCGATTTTACGCCCGTTTGCACCACCGAATTAGGCAGAACTGCCTTGCTTAAAGATGAATTTGGCAAGCGTAACGTAAAGGTCATTGCCGTATCGGTAGATGATCTGGATTCGCACAACCGCTGGACACCCGATATCAAAGAGGTGACGGGCACTGAAGTTAACTTCCCTATCATTGCCGATGCAGATCGGACAGTGGCGACCTTGTATGATATGATTCATCCCAACGCCAGCGAAAAAACAACTGTTCGCTCGGTATTTGTGATTGGGCCTGATAAAAAAATCAAGCTGACACTAACGTACCCGGCGTCAACGGGTCGCAATTTTAACGAGTTGATCCGTGTTATTGATTCACTTCAATTAACGGCCGATTACCAGGTGGCAACGCCTGCCGATTGGCAACAGGGCGACGATGTAATTGTTACGCCCGCTGTTACAAATGATCAACTGGAAGCTAAATTCCCTAAAGGCGTAACGTTTGTTAAGCCTTACCTCCGTACCACGCCCCAGCCTAATAAGTAA
- a CDS encoding AAA family ATPase, whose product MKIKRLVIENFKSIERIELIEPNPFTVFVGPNGSGKSNIFEALEFVNIDYVSDRAINLFGVDKIRRRVAMADSFSFSCDLEEFIVVKSHISQRTGIKIEENSELLYEPDIRRKVVKYFAEYQQYINGFSRIFIRNEKLLKQPFKDDSRLALDASNLEPVLKRILTEDVLRSEIFEWLELFVPGFKAVEIDDRDELHWFEEFSPEYFTKDLISDGTYNILALLTAVYQSDDRPQFLCIEEPENGLHPQVAAELIDFFRIMCEERGHHIWLNTHSQSMIARLKPEEIVIVDKKQGATRIKQISKDDFKNWRMDEALLMNAFGGGLPW is encoded by the coding sequence ATGAAAATTAAACGCCTGGTCATCGAAAATTTCAAGTCCATTGAACGGATCGAGCTCATTGAGCCGAATCCGTTCACGGTCTTTGTCGGCCCTAACGGGTCGGGCAAATCGAATATTTTCGAGGCTTTGGAATTTGTGAATATTGATTACGTATCTGACAGAGCTATCAATTTATTCGGCGTAGATAAAATCAGGAGGAGAGTCGCAATGGCCGACAGTTTTAGTTTTAGTTGCGATTTAGAGGAATTTATTGTTGTTAAGTCCCACATTTCACAGCGAACTGGAATTAAAATAGAGGAAAATTCTGAACTCCTTTATGAGCCGGACATCAGGCGTAAAGTAGTTAAGTACTTTGCCGAATACCAGCAATACATTAATGGATTTAGCCGAATTTTCATCCGTAATGAAAAGCTGTTAAAGCAACCTTTTAAAGATGACAGCAGACTTGCTTTAGATGCTAGCAACCTCGAACCCGTTTTAAAACGTATCTTAACTGAAGATGTGTTGAGATCAGAGATTTTCGAGTGGCTTGAATTATTTGTACCGGGATTCAAAGCAGTCGAGATAGATGACCGTGACGAGTTGCATTGGTTTGAAGAGTTCTCTCCGGAATACTTCACAAAGGATTTAATCTCAGATGGCACTTACAATATTCTTGCTCTTCTCACTGCTGTTTATCAGAGTGATGATAGACCTCAATTTCTATGCATTGAGGAGCCTGAGAACGGCCTTCATCCACAAGTAGCAGCTGAATTAATTGATTTCTTCCGAATTATGTGTGAAGAGCGAGGTCACCACATTTGGTTAAATACGCACTCACAATCCATGATAGCCCGGTTAAAACCAGAGGAGATAGTTATCGTTGATAAAAAACAGGGAGCGACTCGTATTAAGCAGATTTCAAAGGATGATTTCAAAAACTGGCGGATGGACGAAGCTTTATTAATGAACGCTTTCGGAGGGGGGCTTCCGTGGTAA
- a CDS encoding sensor histidine kinase — MPDTLNDNTKDGSVIPLRFTRLYLSLLIFLAVLLTVGQGLTQWRLRAAQDELWIIRYSAIQRHQSQQIVKEVLQIADPNEQENFSENVTALRQVFPVFERYHMQVRQGQADNPRVSIVNSSTVQQLYEGIRPQFDAFRQSAHRLMRLKQYEEVKSPEIQSSIKLMLANEKPFLEKMDGIVREYTTELRAKLTLLQSIELYLYIFTVSVLIGIGLLIFQPAAQKLKQTFAQLIEAESQTTAANKKLLNANRVLKETRQKLFEATKLQYQQEIDEQKLRTSYLIAGQEEERKRLSRELHDGLGQMLTAIKLQIEGLEASLARAAASEQTGVIPHTKNLKTLKTLVTQTIQETRTISNNLMPSVLSDFGIIPAIKMIAEHDRSELFDITFETNFTPDMPRLNKNVEIMLYRVTQEAVSNAVKHAKPSHIHIELNELGNTLHLLVSDDGQGFQVPRKKQENGSTKQKTEINDDTPHSLELRPPSQGLQNMQERTKLLNGKFKLQSAIGKGTKIQVSIPYKTQFASHDTY, encoded by the coding sequence GTGCCTGACACACTCAACGACAACACAAAAGACGGCTCGGTAATTCCCCTTCGATTTACCCGCCTATACTTAAGCCTTCTGATTTTTCTTGCCGTTTTACTAACGGTAGGGCAGGGGCTGACCCAATGGCGACTTCGCGCAGCGCAAGATGAGTTGTGGATCATTCGCTACTCTGCCATACAGCGGCATCAGAGCCAGCAGATCGTAAAAGAGGTATTACAGATCGCTGACCCTAACGAACAGGAAAATTTCTCAGAGAACGTTACTGCATTAAGACAGGTATTTCCTGTTTTTGAGCGCTACCATATGCAGGTGCGTCAAGGTCAGGCAGATAACCCCAGAGTATCCATTGTAAACTCCAGTACAGTTCAACAATTATACGAAGGTATTCGGCCACAATTCGACGCTTTCCGCCAAAGCGCCCATAGGCTAATGCGGCTGAAACAGTATGAAGAAGTTAAAAGTCCTGAGATTCAGTCTAGTATTAAACTGATGCTGGCCAATGAAAAGCCATTTCTAGAAAAGATGGATGGTATTGTCCGGGAGTATACTACCGAACTGAGGGCTAAATTAACCTTGCTGCAATCCATAGAATTGTACTTGTATATTTTTACAGTATCGGTACTAATCGGCATTGGACTGTTGATTTTCCAACCGGCTGCTCAAAAACTTAAGCAGACATTTGCGCAGCTTATTGAAGCCGAAAGCCAGACCACCGCTGCCAATAAGAAATTGCTCAATGCGAACCGGGTATTGAAAGAAACACGTCAGAAACTATTTGAGGCTACCAAACTGCAATACCAGCAGGAGATTGACGAGCAAAAATTGCGAACGTCGTACTTGATTGCCGGTCAGGAAGAGGAACGAAAACGCCTGTCGCGCGAACTGCACGATGGACTGGGGCAAATGCTGACGGCTATCAAACTGCAAATTGAGGGACTTGAAGCCAGCTTAGCCAGGGCCGCAGCATCCGAACAAACGGGTGTAATACCACACACCAAAAACCTGAAAACATTGAAAACGCTGGTTACACAGACGATTCAGGAGACGAGAACGATTTCTAATAACCTTATGCCTAGTGTGTTAAGTGATTTTGGTATAATACCGGCTATAAAAATGATTGCTGAGCATGATCGAAGCGAATTGTTTGACATAACGTTCGAGACGAATTTCACACCAGATATGCCACGACTAAATAAAAACGTTGAGATTATGCTGTATCGGGTCACTCAGGAAGCGGTAAGTAATGCCGTCAAGCATGCTAAACCGTCGCATATTCACATTGAACTAAATGAACTGGGTAATACGCTGCATCTGCTCGTGAGCGATGATGGCCAAGGATTTCAGGTACCCAGAAAAAAGCAGGAAAACGGGTCAACGAAGCAAAAAACGGAAATTAACGATGATACACCCCATTCATTAGAACTACGGCCCCCTTCTCAGGGTTTACAAAATATGCAGGAACGAACCAAGTTGCTCAACGGCAAATTTAAACTTCAATCTGCGATTGGTAAAGGCACTAAAATACAAGTTAGTATTCCCTATAAAACGCAGTTTGCATCCCATGACACCTACTAG
- a CDS encoding M14 family metallopeptidase: protein MIQKVLHSFMFVLALGLLATQAQTIPTPKEHFGFNIGDDYQLATYTQTEAYFRKVAAASDRVKLVDIGLTEEGRHQLMLIVSSPENLKKLDRYKEISQKLARAENLSDEQAHTLANEGKAVVWIDGGLHATETVGTHQLIETVYQLTSRKDPETMRILDKDIILLTHANPDGQEIVTNWYMREPKAEKRVLDNLPRLYQKYVGHDNNRDFFIMNMKETQNIGRQLFVEWIPQIMYNHHQSGPAGSVLAGPPYRDPFNYVFDPLMVTGIDALGAAMINRLNAENKPGFTRLGGSVFSTWYNGGLRTTTHFHNMVGLLTEIIGGPTPEDIPLVPKRLIPNGNTPFPVTPQKWHFKQSIDYSISLNYAVLNYAARYGDELLFNIYRMGKNSIERGSRDYWALSPKRIDAIDEAFKNDPKKVVPPTNAALAQYGFVPRGGGMPIKYYDTIMKAPVLRDPRGFIIPANQPDFATAVKFINALVKTGIQIQQATADFTVAGKKYPVGSYVVKTDQAFRPHILDMFEPQDHPNDFQYPGGPPVRPYDAAGWTLAYLMNVQFDRILDGFDGPFKKLPIGELQSPEGHVNGASGAGYVLSAKANNSFIAVNDLLASGVEVYRLPNGVGEKSTVEAGAFFVPASAKAKSLLDKSAKELSLEVSGLSKRPTTSMTKVSPMRIALWDSYGGSMPSGWIRWLMEQYHFPMKVIYPKDIDAGDLRKKFDVIVFVTRAIPPVGAKDDDIFAALERAPKEETTPEMYRPWMGKITADKSIPQIKTFMESGGTVVTIGSSTNLAYHLKLPVKNALTEMTNSGQERPLPGEKYYIPGSVLRVSLDSTQHATWGLSNQTDVYFDASPVFNLAPEAIAKGTVVPLAWFDTNKPLRSGWAWGQSYLQDGVAAFMAPVGSGKLYAFGPEITFRAQSQGTFKLLFNQLYALKTP from the coding sequence ATGATTCAAAAAGTTCTCCATTCGTTTATGTTTGTTTTAGCTCTGGGCTTGCTAGCTACCCAGGCACAGACAATTCCCACCCCTAAAGAGCATTTTGGCTTCAACATCGGCGATGATTATCAACTCGCCACCTACACGCAAACCGAGGCTTATTTCAGAAAAGTAGCGGCAGCCTCAGACCGGGTGAAACTTGTTGACATTGGCCTGACTGAGGAAGGGCGTCATCAGTTAATGCTTATCGTTTCTTCGCCCGAAAACCTGAAGAAACTGGACCGGTACAAGGAAATCTCGCAGAAACTTGCCCGCGCCGAAAACCTCTCCGACGAGCAAGCGCACACGTTGGCAAATGAAGGGAAAGCAGTTGTCTGGATTGATGGTGGCCTGCATGCCACTGAAACCGTTGGCACGCACCAGCTCATCGAAACGGTTTATCAACTGACAAGCCGCAAAGATCCTGAAACGATGCGTATTCTAGATAAGGACATTATCCTGCTCACGCATGCCAATCCCGACGGGCAGGAAATAGTGACGAACTGGTACATGCGCGAACCTAAAGCTGAAAAACGCGTACTGGATAACTTGCCGAGGTTATATCAAAAATACGTGGGCCACGACAACAACCGCGACTTCTTCATCATGAACATGAAGGAAACCCAGAATATCGGGCGCCAGTTGTTTGTTGAATGGATTCCGCAAATTATGTACAATCACCACCAGAGCGGCCCGGCTGGGTCGGTGCTGGCAGGTCCGCCCTATCGCGATCCATTCAATTACGTATTCGATCCATTGATGGTAACAGGCATCGACGCCCTCGGCGCAGCCATGATCAATCGCCTGAATGCCGAAAACAAGCCTGGTTTTACTCGTCTCGGCGGCTCCGTTTTCTCAACCTGGTATAACGGCGGTTTGCGTACTACAACACACTTTCACAACATGGTTGGCTTGCTGACAGAAATAATTGGTGGCCCAACGCCAGAGGATATCCCCCTTGTTCCCAAACGGTTGATCCCGAATGGTAATACGCCATTTCCTGTTACGCCCCAAAAATGGCATTTCAAACAGTCAATTGACTATTCGATCTCGCTAAACTACGCGGTACTGAATTATGCGGCTCGTTATGGCGACGAACTGTTGTTCAACATCTATCGGATGGGTAAAAACTCCATTGAACGCGGCAGTCGGGATTATTGGGCTCTTTCGCCCAAACGTATCGACGCCATTGATGAGGCTTTCAAAAACGATCCGAAAAAAGTTGTTCCCCCTACAAATGCAGCCCTGGCCCAATACGGCTTTGTGCCTCGCGGTGGCGGTATGCCAATCAAGTATTATGATACCATCATGAAGGCGCCGGTTCTGCGCGATCCACGTGGGTTTATCATTCCGGCCAATCAGCCCGATTTTGCAACGGCAGTTAAATTCATCAATGCATTGGTTAAAACGGGTATTCAAATTCAGCAGGCAACCGCCGATTTTACAGTAGCGGGCAAGAAATATCCGGTTGGCTCCTATGTTGTTAAAACCGATCAGGCATTCCGTCCGCACATATTGGACATGTTCGAACCGCAGGATCACCCCAATGACTTCCAATATCCGGGTGGGCCACCGGTTCGCCCATACGATGCGGCAGGCTGGACACTCGCCTACCTGATGAACGTTCAGTTCGACCGTATTCTGGATGGTTTCGATGGCCCATTCAAGAAGTTACCAATTGGCGAACTTCAGTCGCCGGAAGGGCACGTCAATGGCGCATCAGGCGCGGGGTATGTATTGAGTGCCAAAGCTAATAATTCCTTTATTGCTGTTAATGACCTGCTCGCGTCGGGTGTTGAAGTATATAGATTACCAAATGGTGTTGGCGAAAAATCGACTGTGGAGGCAGGTGCTTTCTTTGTTCCGGCTTCTGCAAAAGCAAAATCACTGCTGGATAAATCGGCCAAAGAACTTAGCCTGGAAGTAAGTGGCCTTTCCAAACGGCCAACCACGTCAATGACCAAAGTGTCGCCAATGCGAATTGCCCTTTGGGATTCTTACGGTGGGTCGATGCCGTCGGGCTGGATTCGCTGGCTGATGGAGCAATACCATTTCCCGATGAAGGTTATCTATCCTAAAGACATTGATGCCGGGGATCTGCGTAAGAAATTCGATGTAATCGTTTTTGTTACCCGCGCTATTCCACCAGTTGGTGCCAAGGACGATGATATTTTTGCTGCGCTGGAACGTGCGCCAAAGGAAGAAACAACCCCTGAAATGTACCGTCCGTGGATGGGCAAAATTACGGCCGACAAGTCGATTCCACAGATAAAAACATTTATGGAGTCGGGCGGAACGGTTGTGACTATTGGCAGCAGTACGAATCTTGCCTACCATCTAAAACTGCCCGTGAAAAATGCGCTTACCGAGATGACAAACAGCGGACAGGAAAGGCCGCTACCGGGTGAGAAATATTACATTCCCGGCAGTGTATTACGGGTAAGTCTGGATTCGACACAGCACGCTACCTGGGGTTTATCGAATCAGACAGATGTTTACTTCGATGCTAGTCCAGTCTTTAATCTGGCTCCTGAAGCCATTGCTAAAGGAACGGTGGTGCCGCTTGCCTGGTTCGATACAAACAAACCGTTACGCAGTGGCTGGGCATGGGGACAATCCTATTTGCAGGATGGTGTTGCCGCCTTTATGGCCCCGGTGGGTTCTGGAAAACTCTATGCATTTGGCCCCGAGATCACTTTCCGCGCTCAATCGCAAGGGACGTTTAAGTTGCTGTTCAATCAGCTTTACGCGCTTAAAACGCCGTAA
- a CDS encoding RNA polymerase sigma factor, translating to MTDEEILAKYRDPSSRNYAFNLLVRKYQQKIYWHIRKMVIDHDDADDLVQETFIKVWNSLEQFRGDSQLYTWVYRIATNECLNFLNKKRRRFFLPIGDVEGELMEKLESNSNYVTSGSEPTGEEVQMKLQKALLKLPDKQRLVFNMKYFDDMKYDEISEITGTSVGALKASYHLAVKKIEDYITKTDTTD from the coding sequence ATGACTGACGAAGAAATCCTCGCCAAATACCGCGATCCGTCGAGCCGGAACTACGCCTTTAATCTGCTGGTGCGCAAGTACCAGCAGAAAATATATTGGCATATCCGCAAGATGGTTATCGACCATGACGACGCCGATGATTTAGTGCAGGAAACGTTCATAAAAGTCTGGAACAGTCTGGAACAGTTTCGGGGTGATAGTCAGTTATATACATGGGTGTACCGCATTGCTACCAACGAGTGCCTTAATTTCCTGAACAAGAAACGCCGACGCTTTTTTCTGCCTATTGGCGACGTAGAGGGTGAGCTGATGGAGAAACTGGAAAGCAACTCCAATTATGTGACATCGGGTAGCGAACCAACTGGTGAGGAAGTGCAAATGAAATTGCAGAAGGCACTGCTTAAACTTCCCGATAAGCAACGGCTTGTTTTCAACATGAAGTACTTCGACGATATGAAGTATGATGAGATTTCGGAGATTACCGGTACATCGGTTGGTGCTTTGAAAGCGTCGTATCATTTAGCTGTCAAAAAAATTGAGGATTATATCACGAAAACAGATACGACCGATTAA
- a CDS encoding transketolase family protein, whose protein sequence is MKKYEYTEKKDTRSGFGAGIAELGRTNPNVIALTADLAGSLKLDVFIKENPERFVQCGIAEANMIGVSAGLTIGGHIPFATTFANFATGRVYDQIRQSVAYSNKNVKICASHAGLTLGEDGATHQILEDLGMMKMLPNMTVINPCDYNQTKAATLAIAEHEGPVYLRFGRPVIPVFSPADQKFEIGKAWTVNEGKDVSIFCTGHLVWEAIKAGEMLAEEGIEADIINIHTIKPLDEEAILASVKKTGCAVSAEEHMINGGLGDSVAQVLARNYPAPLEYVGVHDTFGESATPDQLMQKYGLTADKIVEQVKKVMARK, encoded by the coding sequence ATGAAAAAGTACGAATACACAGAGAAAAAAGATACGCGTTCGGGCTTCGGCGCGGGCATTGCCGAGTTAGGCCGGACGAACCCTAACGTGATTGCCCTAACCGCCGATTTGGCCGGATCGCTCAAACTGGACGTTTTCATCAAAGAAAATCCCGAGCGGTTTGTTCAGTGCGGTATCGCCGAAGCCAACATGATTGGTGTATCGGCAGGATTAACCATTGGTGGTCACATCCCCTTTGCTACCACATTTGCCAACTTCGCTACGGGTCGGGTTTATGACCAGATTCGCCAGTCGGTGGCGTACTCAAACAAGAACGTTAAAATATGCGCATCCCACGCGGGCTTGACCCTCGGCGAAGATGGCGCTACGCACCAGATTCTGGAAGATTTGGGCATGATGAAAATGTTGCCCAACATGACCGTTATCAATCCTTGCGATTATAACCAGACCAAAGCAGCTACTCTTGCCATTGCCGAACACGAAGGGCCGGTTTATCTGCGCTTCGGGCGGCCGGTGATTCCGGTTTTCTCCCCCGCCGACCAAAAGTTTGAGATTGGTAAAGCATGGACCGTGAACGAAGGGAAAGATGTTTCGATTTTCTGCACGGGTCACCTTGTTTGGGAAGCCATCAAAGCGGGCGAAATGCTGGCGGAAGAAGGAATCGAAGCCGACATTATCAACATTCACACGATTAAACCGTTAGATGAAGAGGCTATTCTGGCTTCGGTGAAGAAAACGGGTTGTGCTGTATCTGCCGAAGAGCACATGATTAATGGTGGTTTGGGCGATAGCGTCGCACAGGTGCTGGCTCGCAACTACCCTGCCCCACTTGAGTACGTAGGTGTTCATGACACCTTCGGCGAAAGCGCTACACCTGACCAGCTTATGCAGAAATACGGTCTCACTGCCGACAAAATCGTTGAGCAGGTGAAGAAAGTAATGGCAAGAAAATAG
- the bcp gene encoding thioredoxin-dependent thiol peroxidase, with the protein MSLNIGDTAPDFTSTDQNGQPIKLSDYRGKKVVLYFYPKDNTPGCTAQACSLRDNYADLRSAGYEVLGVSVDDQKSHQKFISKYELPFTLVADTDMQVAEAYGVWKEKSMYGRTYMGTVRTTFLIDENGIIMDIISKIDTKNHSAQILP; encoded by the coding sequence ATGAGCCTAAATATCGGCGATACCGCCCCTGATTTTACGAGTACAGACCAGAACGGCCAGCCAATAAAGCTATCTGATTATCGGGGCAAAAAGGTGGTTTTGTATTTCTATCCCAAAGACAATACGCCGGGTTGCACCGCTCAGGCCTGTAGTCTACGCGATAATTATGCCGATTTACGGTCAGCGGGCTACGAAGTTCTGGGCGTCAGTGTAGATGACCAGAAGTCGCATCAGAAGTTCATCAGTAAATACGAGTTACCATTTACGCTCGTAGCCGACACCGACATGCAGGTAGCCGAAGCTTATGGTGTGTGGAAAGAGAAATCAATGTACGGGCGAACGTATATGGGCACAGTCCGTACCACCTTTCTGATTGATGAGAACGGTATCATCATGGACATCATCAGTAAAATAGACACAAAAAATCACTCGGCACAGATTTTACCTTAA